The Mercurialis annua linkage group LG2, ddMerAnnu1.2, whole genome shotgun sequence genome contains a region encoding:
- the LOC126666755 gene encoding replication protein A 32 kDa subunit A isoform X2, with product MLSSSQFDSTPAFIGGGFMSSQSNLPADSGPSTVKTRDSQGLVPVTMKQISEASHSGDEKSNYLIDGVDVTNVTVVGMVFNKAQKVTETNFTVDDGTGRIGCKRWLNEIIDTNEMETIQDGMYVRVNGHLRSFQGVKQLAAFSVRPVTNFDEVTFHFIDCIHTHLLNSKSLGGGFSQSQVAESSMNTPVRSGSIGHQSSSSVQLAKQYSVDGLKDCDQLVLDCLQQSSSMGQEKGMHMDELSQQLKLPAEKIKETIRSLEDEGLIYSTIDEFHYKAT from the exons ATGTTATCTAGCAGCCAGTTCGATTCCACCCCAGCATTCATTGGCGGTGGATTTATGTCTTCCCAGTCAAATCTGCCCGCCGATTCCGGTCCATCGACCGTAAAA ACTCGCGATTCTCAGGGTTTGGTACCGGTAACAATGAAGCAGATTAGTGAGGCTTCTCATTCTGGTGATGAGAAATCTAATTACCTGATCGACGGCGTTGATGTCAccaat GTTACTGTGGTTGGAATGGTATTTAACAAGGCTCAAAAGGTTACCGAAACCAATTTTACCGTGGATGATGGTACAGGCCGGATTGGCTGTAAAAGATG GCTAAATGAGATTATTGATACTAATGAAATGGAGACGATACA AGATGGAATGTATGTTCGTGTTAATGGTCATCTAAGAAGCTTTCAAGGCGTAAAGCAGTTAGCTGCTTTCTCTGTGAG ACCTGTAACCAACTTTGATGAGGTTACATTCCACTTTATCGACTGCATACATACACATCTGCTGAATTCTAAATCACTG GGTGGTGGCTTCAGTCAGTCTCAGGTGGCAGAATCATCTATGAACACTCCTGTGCGGAGTGGATCAATTGGACATCAGAGTTCGAGTTCTGTCCAA TTGGCCAAGCAATATAGTGTTGATGGACTCAAGGATTGTGATCAACTGGTCTTGGACTGTCTGCAACAATCTTCAAGCAT GGGACAGGAAAAAGGGATGCACATGGACGAACTTAGCCAGCAGCTAAAACTTCCAGCGGAAAAGATCAA AGAAACTATTAGATCTCTTGAAGATGAAGGCCTCATATACTCCACAATTGATGAATTTCACTATAAAGCAACCTGA
- the LOC126666755 gene encoding replication protein A 32 kDa subunit A isoform X1: MLSSSQFDSTPAFIGGGFMSSQSNLPADSGPSTVKTRDSQGLVPVTMKQISEASHSGDEKSNYLIDGVDVTNVTVVGMVFNKAQKVTETNFTVDDGTGRIGCKRWLNEIIDTNEMETIQDGMYVRVNGHLRSFQGVKQLAAFSVRPVTNFDEVTFHFIDCIHTHLLNSKSLEQGGGFSQSQVAESSMNTPVRSGSIGHQSSSSVQLAKQYSVDGLKDCDQLVLDCLQQSSSMGQEKGMHMDELSQQLKLPAEKIKETIRSLEDEGLIYSTIDEFHYKAT; encoded by the exons ATGTTATCTAGCAGCCAGTTCGATTCCACCCCAGCATTCATTGGCGGTGGATTTATGTCTTCCCAGTCAAATCTGCCCGCCGATTCCGGTCCATCGACCGTAAAA ACTCGCGATTCTCAGGGTTTGGTACCGGTAACAATGAAGCAGATTAGTGAGGCTTCTCATTCTGGTGATGAGAAATCTAATTACCTGATCGACGGCGTTGATGTCAccaat GTTACTGTGGTTGGAATGGTATTTAACAAGGCTCAAAAGGTTACCGAAACCAATTTTACCGTGGATGATGGTACAGGCCGGATTGGCTGTAAAAGATG GCTAAATGAGATTATTGATACTAATGAAATGGAGACGATACA AGATGGAATGTATGTTCGTGTTAATGGTCATCTAAGAAGCTTTCAAGGCGTAAAGCAGTTAGCTGCTTTCTCTGTGAG ACCTGTAACCAACTTTGATGAGGTTACATTCCACTTTATCGACTGCATACATACACATCTGCTGAATTCTAAATCACTG GAGCAGGGTGGTGGCTTCAGTCAGTCTCAGGTGGCAGAATCATCTATGAACACTCCTGTGCGGAGTGGATCAATTGGACATCAGAGTTCGAGTTCTGTCCAA TTGGCCAAGCAATATAGTGTTGATGGACTCAAGGATTGTGATCAACTGGTCTTGGACTGTCTGCAACAATCTTCAAGCAT GGGACAGGAAAAAGGGATGCACATGGACGAACTTAGCCAGCAGCTAAAACTTCCAGCGGAAAAGATCAA AGAAACTATTAGATCTCTTGAAGATGAAGGCCTCATATACTCCACAATTGATGAATTTCACTATAAAGCAACCTGA
- the LOC126667145 gene encoding flowering-promoting factor 1-like, with protein MSGVWVFKNNGVFTLENEEGKRGSVSSRRNKILVHLPSGQPISSYSCLEQILRGLGWERYYGGDSDLLQFHRRSSIDLISLPWDFSRFSSVYMYDIVIKNPQIFHVRDM; from the exons ATGTCAGGAGTTTGGGTATTCAAAAACAATGGAGTATTTACGTTGGAGAATGAAGAGGGAAAACGAGGAAGTGTTTCGTCGAGAAGAAATAAGATTTTGGTGCACTTGCCGAGCGGTCAGCCTATATCATCGTACTCTTGTCTGGAGCAAATCCTGAGAGGTTTAGGGTGGGAGAGGTATTATGGAG GAGACTCTGATCTCCTCCAATTCCACAGGCGCTCTTCCATAGACCTAATCTCTCTTCCATGGGATTTCTCGAGGTTCAGTTCTGTTTACATGTACGACATTGTCATCAAGAACCCGCAAATCTTCCATGTCCGTGATATGTAA